The proteins below come from a single Microbacterium sp. SLBN-154 genomic window:
- a CDS encoding IclR family transcriptional regulator: MREDAEQRDDRAPSGEGLLDRALRVLGAFTEDEPALTAAELGARATLSSSTLHRLLARLVDQGLLVRLPDRRYAIGPRLWELGELSPLALRLRETALPHMLRLYEATGENVHLAVLDGPSPEGSAALFVGRVTGRHSIPTLSRMGGRGPLHTTGVGKALLMTRDDAWLARYFTAPLERETVHSLTDETALRADLSRARARGFATTREEMTLGNVSVAAPLPRLDGLPPAAIGLVVHLERADERRLGPLVIQTARELADDLR, from the coding sequence GTGCGCGAAGATGCCGAACAGCGGGACGACCGAGCCCCCTCGGGGGAGGGTCTGCTCGATCGCGCGCTGCGCGTTCTCGGTGCGTTCACGGAGGATGAGCCGGCGCTCACGGCCGCAGAGCTCGGCGCCCGCGCGACCCTGTCGTCCTCGACCCTGCACCGGCTGCTCGCCCGCCTCGTCGATCAGGGCCTCCTCGTGCGGCTTCCCGACCGTCGCTACGCGATCGGGCCCCGGCTGTGGGAGCTCGGCGAACTCTCGCCCCTCGCCCTGAGGCTCCGTGAGACCGCGCTTCCGCACATGCTGCGCCTCTACGAGGCCACCGGCGAGAACGTGCACCTCGCCGTGCTCGACGGCCCCAGCCCCGAGGGCTCGGCGGCGCTCTTCGTCGGCCGGGTCACCGGGCGCCATTCGATCCCGACCCTCAGCCGCATGGGCGGCCGAGGGCCCCTGCACACCACCGGTGTCGGCAAGGCGCTGCTGATGACGAGGGATGACGCATGGCTGGCGCGCTACTTCACCGCTCCACTCGAGCGCGAGACCGTCCACTCGCTCACGGATGAGACCGCCCTGCGCGCCGACCTCTCCCGCGCTCGCGCGCGGGGTTTCGCCACGACGCGCGAGGAGATGACGCTCGGAAATGTGTCGGTCGCGGCTCCCCTGCCCCGTCTCGACGGGCTGCCGCCCGCGGCGATCGGACTCGTGGTGCACCTCGAGCGCGCTGATGAGCGGCGCCTGGGTCCGCTGGTGATCCAGACGGCGCGCGAACTGGCCGACGACCTGCGCTGA